The proteins below are encoded in one region of Scatophagus argus isolate fScaArg1 chromosome 24, fScaArg1.pri, whole genome shotgun sequence:
- the acadl gene encoding long-chain specific acyl-CoA dehydrogenase, mitochondrial, translated as MIRTCLLGLRNVSRRGHVLSTASARLQHSDSQQLGQPVSSARPETSSAKTLMDIGTRRIFNEDHDIFRQSVRRFYQEEVVPHHKEWEKAGQVSREVWEKAGEQGILGIMIPENHGGIGGDVLSAAVMWEEQMYSNCTGPGFALHSDIVMPYISKYGSKGQTERFIPEMTAGRCIGAIAMTEPGAGSDLQGVKTNAKRDGSDWILNGNKVFITNGWMADLVVVVAVTNPEAKTMAHGISLFLVENGMKGFQKGRKLEKIGLKAQDTAELFFEDVRLPADALLGELNKGFYYLMNELPQERLVIAGMALASCEFMFEETRNYVLQRKAFGKTIAHLQTVQHKLAELKTEICVARAFIDNCLQLHAEKRLDSSTASMAKYWASDLQNQVATRCLQLHGGWGYMWEYPIARAFVDSRVQPIYGGTNEIMKELIARSIVSQK; from the exons ATGATTAGAACTTGTCTTTTAGGGCTCAGAAATGTCTCCAGGCGAGGACATGTGCTCTCTACCGCTTCTGCAAG GCTACAACACAGTGATTCCCAGCAGCTTGGGCAGCCTGTCTCCTCAGCCCGTCCAGAGACCTCCAGCGCCAAGACCCTGATGGACATTGGGACCCGGCGGATCTTCAACGAGGACCATGATATCTTCAGACAAAGTGTTCGACGCTTTTATCAGGAAGAAGTGGTTCCGCATCATAAGGA GTGGGAGAAAGCTGGTCAGGTGAGCAGGGAGGTGTGGGAGAAGGCTGGTGAGCAAGGCATCCTGGGAATAATGATACCAGAGAACCATGGTGGCATCGGAGGAGAtgtgctttctgctgctgtcatgtgGGAGGAGCA GATGTACTCCAACTGCACAGGCCCAGGTTTTGCCTTGCACTCTGATATTGTAATGCCTTACATCAGCAAATATGGCAGCAAAGGCCAGACTGAACGCTTCATTCCCGAGATGACGGCTGGGAGATGCATCGGTGCTATTGCCATGACAGAACCAGGAGCGGGCAG TGATCTTCAAGGAGTGAAGACGAACGCCAAGAGGGATGGCAGTGACTGGATCCTCAATGGCAATAAG GTGTTCATTACAAATGGTTGGATGGCCGacctggtggtggtggtggctgtgACAAACCCAGAGGCGAAGACGATGGCACACGGCATCAGTCTGTTTCTGGTGGAGAACGGCATGAAAGGCTTCCAGAAAGGACGCAAGTTGGAGAAGATCGGTTTGAAGGCCCAG gaCACGGCTGAACTGTTTTTTGAGGATGTGCGCCTCCCAGCTGATGCCCTCCTGGGGGAACTCAACAAAGGATTCTACTACCTGATGAATGAACTGCCTCAG GAGCGTCTGGTGATTGCGGGCATGGCCTTAGCAAGCTGCGAGTTCATGTTTGAGGAGACCAGGAACTACGTGTTGCAAAGGAAGGCCTTCGGCAAGACGATTGCTCACCTGCAG ACTGTGCAGCACAAGCTGGCAGAGCTGAAGACTGAGATCTGTGTGGCCCGAGCCTTCATAGATAACTGTCTTCAGCTGCATGCTGAGAAACGCTTGGACTCTTCCACAGCTTCCATGGCCAAGTACTG GGCCTCTGACCTCCAGAACCAGGTGGCCACTCGGTGCCTGCAGCTTCACGGAGGCTGGGGCTACATGTGGGAATATCCCATCGCCAG GGCGTTTGTGGACTCCCGTGTTCAGCCCATCTATGGAGGCACCAATGAGATCATGAAAGAGCTCATCGCCCGCAGCATTGTCAGCCAGAAGTGA
- the mylz3 gene encoding myosin, light polypeptide 3, skeletal muscle, producing MTEFTADQIEDFKEAFGLFDRVGDNQVAYNQVADIMRALGQNPTNKDVTKILGNPSADDMANKRLNFDAFLPMLKEVDALQKGTYDDYVEGLRVFDKEGNGTVMGAELRIVLSTLGEKMSEPEIDALMAGQEDENGSVHYEAFVKHIMSV from the exons ATG ACCGAGTTCACAGCGGACCAGATTGAGG ACTTCAAGGAGGCTTTTGGTCTCTTTGACAGAGTTGGTGACAACCAGGTGGCCTACAACCAGGTGGCCGACATCATGCGTGCTCTGGGCCAGAACCCCACCAACAAGGACGTTACAAAGATTCTGGGCAACCCTTCTGCCGACG ACATGGCCAACAAGAGGCTCAACTTTGACGCTTTCCTGCCCATGCTGAAGGAGGTCGACGCCCTCCAAAAGGGTACCTATGACGACTATGTTGAGGGTCTGCGCGTCTTCGACAAGGAGGGCAACGGCACAGTCATGGGCGCTGAGCTGCGTATCGTGCTGTCCACCCTGG GAGAGAAGATGTCCGAGCCTGAGATCGATGCCCTCATGGCCGGCCAGGAGGACGAGAACGGCAGTGTGCACTATGAGG cTTTCGTCAAGCACATCATGTCTGTGTAA
- the lancl1 gene encoding glutathione S-transferase LANCL1 yields the protein METRALRNPYDDYDGSPARTQALFDSHGKLTSEFSQRLSSKISELLAVMENGLKSADPRNCTSYTGWAGIALLYLHLHNVFKDSSLLQKAREYAERSLKCLTRRHDVTFLCGDAGPLAVAAVIYHRLQRMEETDECISRLLQFHQTVVKGSGGLPDELLYGRVGYLYSLVFINQQLGQDRIPLQYIQQITEAMLASGEHLSRKFRVQNQSPLMYEWYQEQYVGAAHGLAGIYYFLMQSGFVAVEEHMHRLVKPSVDHVCRLNFPSGNYPPCIGDDRDLLVHWCHGSPGVVYMLLQAYKTFGVPQYLHDALQCGEVVWHFGLLKKGYGLCHGAAGNAYTFLALYRQTQDPKHLYRACMFADWCMNYGKHGCRTPDTPFSLFEGMAGTIYFLADLLQPMKARFPAFEV from the exons ATGGAGACAAGAGCCCTGAGGAATCCGTATGATGACTATGATGGGAGCCCTGCGCGCACACAGGCGCTGTTTGACTCTCATGGAAAG CTCACATCAGAGTTTTCCCAGCGGCTGAGCAGCAAGATCAGTGAACTTTTAGCTGTCATGGAAAACGGGCTGAAGTCTGCTGACCCAAGAAATTGCACAAGTTACACCGGATGGGCAG GAATTGCTCTGCTCTACTTGCACCTCCACAATGTGTTCAAGGACTCGTCCCTTCTTCAGAAAGCACGAGAATATGCCGAACGCAGTCTGAAGTGTTTGACCCGACGACATGACGTCACTTTCCTGTGTGGGGATGCTGGGCCCctggctgttgctgctgtgatcTACCATCGCCTGCAGAGGATGGAAGAGACCGATGAATGCATCAGCAG ACTGCTGCAGTTCCACCAGACCGTGGTGAAAGGCTCAGGCGGGCTGCCTGATGAGCTGCTCTACGGGCGGGTGGGCTACCTCTACTCCCTCGTCTTCATCAACCAGCAGCTCGGCCAAGACCGGATCCCACTGCAGTACATCCAGCAG aTCACCGAGGCCATGCTCGCATCAGGCGAGCACCTCAGCAGGAAATTCAGGGTGCAGAACCAAAGCCCTCTGATGTATGAGTGGTACCAGGAGCAGTACGTTGGCGCCGCCCATGGCCTGGCTGGCATCTACTACTTCCTCATGCAG TCGGGCTTTGTCGCTGTGGAGGAGCACATGCACAGGCTGGTGAAGCCCAGCGTTGACCACGTCTGCCGTCTCAATTTCCCCTCGGGAAACTACCCTCCCTGCATCGGGGACGACCGAGACCTGCTGGTGCACTGGTGCCACGGCTCCCCGGGTGTGGTCTACATGCTCCTGCAGGCATACAAG ACCTTCGGGGTGCCTCAGTACCTGCATGACGCCCTGCAGTGCGGGGAGGTCGTGTGGCACTTCGGCTTGCTGAAGAAAGGCTACGGGTTGTGTCACGGCGCGGCGGGTAATGCTTACACCTTCCTGGCTCTGTACCGACAAACACAGGACCCCAAGCACCTTTACAGAGCCTGCATG TTTGCAGACTGGTGCATGAACTACGGCAAGCATGGATGCCGAACACCAGACACTCCCTTCTCGCTTTTTGAAG GCATGGCTGGCACCATCTACTTCTTGGCCGACCTTCTGCAGCCAATGAAAGCAAGGTTCCCAGCTTTTGAGGTGTAA